In Halorhabdus rudnickae, the following proteins share a genomic window:
- the priL gene encoding DNA primase regulatory subunit PriL: MEPLHARYPFLEAAREAVEAADVDLATVVAERGPAVDRGRERVVSALFEGSVGDTHRRPRVELLSYPVARVLVSLIDQPALTHRYARGEAATAHERFREDLEASDFRTTDRRGLDLATLLAEFDRQDAVEPVGTVDLTEADRFSVAVGPYLELAAGQYGDDWALVNRSLADGRVPVEREELLELLRQAVENRILSGLPLTVPDTIAEALAEDVEAIEGRLDELDLTRDIDAVVPELFPPCMTALLDQVQKGEHLAHHSRFAITSFLASIGMSTDEIVDLYEVNPGFGEEMTRYQTDHIRGETSPTEYSPPACATMQSYGDCVNMDDLCEEISHPLGYYEAKLEDADEEEMTDWREREAESND; encoded by the coding sequence ATGGAGCCGTTGCACGCGCGCTATCCGTTCCTGGAGGCTGCCCGCGAGGCCGTCGAGGCGGCCGACGTCGACCTGGCGACCGTCGTCGCCGAGCGAGGCCCCGCGGTCGATCGCGGCCGCGAGCGGGTCGTCTCGGCGCTGTTCGAGGGCTCGGTCGGCGATACACACCGACGCCCACGCGTCGAATTGCTTTCCTATCCTGTCGCGCGCGTACTCGTCTCGTTGATCGACCAGCCGGCGCTCACCCACCGCTACGCACGGGGGGAGGCCGCGACGGCCCACGAGCGATTCCGGGAGGACCTCGAAGCGAGCGATTTCAGAACGACCGACCGTCGCGGCCTCGACCTCGCAACGTTGCTGGCCGAGTTCGACCGTCAGGACGCGGTCGAACCGGTCGGGACTGTCGATCTCACGGAGGCCGACCGGTTCTCGGTGGCCGTCGGTCCCTATCTGGAACTGGCCGCCGGCCAGTACGGCGACGACTGGGCGTTAGTCAACCGCTCGCTGGCCGACGGTCGCGTGCCGGTCGAGCGCGAGGAACTGCTCGAACTCCTCCGGCAAGCCGTCGAGAATCGGATCCTTTCGGGACTGCCGCTGACCGTCCCCGACACGATCGCCGAGGCGCTGGCCGAAGACGTCGAGGCGATCGAGGGGCGCCTGGACGAACTCGACCTGACGCGGGACATCGATGCGGTCGTCCCCGAGCTGTTCCCACCGTGTATGACCGCGCTGCTCGATCAGGTCCAGAAGGGCGAACACCTCGCTCATCACTCCCGCTTTGCGATCACCTCTTTCCTCGCCTCGATCGGTATGTCCACTGACGAGATCGTCGATCTCTACGAGGTGAACCCGGGCTTTGGCGAGGAGATGACTCGCTACCAGACCGACCACATCCGCGGGGAGACCTCGCCGACGGAATACTCTCCACCCGCCTGTGCCACGATGCAGTCCTACGGCGACTGCGTCAACATGGACGATCTCTGTGAGGAGATCTCTCATCCGCTGGGCTACTACGAGGCGAAACTCGAAGACGCGGACGAAGAAGAGATGACCGACTGGCGCGAACGTGAGGCTGAGAGTAACGACTAG
- a CDS encoding DUF7472 family protein, giving the protein MDRETQLQVVVSSVVVVLFIGVLATLSTVFSTSGNVTQIGGYALVTALFGFIVTISAAGLLVTRYGVNDDESGSDDKDDDN; this is encoded by the coding sequence ATGGACAGGGAAACGCAGTTACAGGTTGTCGTCTCTTCCGTCGTCGTCGTGCTGTTTATCGGCGTGTTGGCCACGCTGAGTACGGTATTTTCGACGAGCGGCAATGTGACCCAGATCGGCGGGTACGCGCTGGTGACGGCGCTGTTCGGGTTCATCGTCACCATCTCCGCCGCGGGACTGCTGGTGACGCGCTACGGGGTCAACGATGACGAAAGCGGCAGTGACGACAAGGACGACGACAACTAG
- a CDS encoding SWIM zinc finger family protein, with translation MTDIAHPVRGDRVPLPPDPRSMDDRAARAWTEAMAVRSLGDDRYAVDSASGATYVVDLPGRTCSCPDHEIRKQRCKHLRRVALEVTLGRVPPPGQRRVACDACGTETFVDEEAPEPHLCPHCRLEHGDRVVDRETGDWLHVVAVRADRAEEVWLSEADCTVAEYPTNRAYPDDDLVVEAVYIADVARETNPKRYAFPLSRLERRQVGTLSDAERSGRSAQSPISGATDERMRLPVE, from the coding sequence ATGACCGATATTGCCCATCCAGTCCGGGGCGATAGAGTTCCACTCCCACCGGACCCTCGCTCGATGGATGACCGGGCCGCGCGAGCCTGGACCGAAGCGATGGCCGTCCGATCGCTCGGCGACGACCGCTACGCTGTCGACAGTGCGAGCGGTGCCACTTACGTCGTCGACCTGCCCGGTCGAACGTGTTCCTGTCCCGATCACGAGATCCGCAAGCAACGCTGTAAACACCTCCGCAGGGTCGCCCTTGAGGTGACTCTGGGCCGCGTCCCGCCGCCCGGACAGCGTCGAGTCGCCTGTGACGCCTGTGGAACGGAGACGTTCGTCGACGAGGAGGCCCCGGAACCGCACCTCTGTCCCCACTGCCGGCTGGAGCACGGTGACCGTGTCGTCGACCGCGAGACCGGCGACTGGTTACACGTTGTCGCCGTCCGCGCCGACCGTGCCGAGGAAGTCTGGCTCTCCGAGGCCGACTGTACCGTCGCGGAATACCCCACCAATCGCGCGTATCCCGACGACGACCTTGTGGTCGAGGCCGTCTACATCGCCGACGTGGCCCGGGAGACGAATCCAAAGCGCTACGCGTTCCCGCTGTCCCGGCTGGAACGCCGTCAGGTCGGGACGCTTTCGGACGCAGAACGGAGCGGGCGGTCGGCACAATCGCCGATCAGCGGGGCCACCGACGAGAGAATGCGCCTCCCCGTCGAGTGA
- the hjc gene encoding Holliday junction resolvase Hjc yields MVGSNAKGDRRERELVNELDDAGFAVMRAPASGSATERELPDVLAGDGGNFYAIEAKSSAGDPIYLDGEEVENLVYFARNFGAKPRIGVRFDREDWYFFHPADLYTTDAGSYRVKKETALADGTDFAELVGESERTSLTEFDGDEE; encoded by the coding sequence ATGGTAGGATCGAACGCGAAGGGCGACCGCCGCGAGCGCGAACTCGTCAACGAACTCGACGATGCGGGCTTTGCGGTGATGCGCGCACCGGCCAGCGGATCGGCTACCGAACGGGAGTTACCCGATGTCCTCGCCGGCGACGGGGGAAACTTCTACGCGATCGAGGCCAAGTCCAGCGCCGGCGATCCGATCTATCTCGACGGGGAAGAGGTCGAGAACCTGGTCTATTTCGCGCGGAACTTCGGTGCCAAGCCGCGCATCGGCGTGCGCTTCGACCGCGAGGACTGGTACTTCTTTCACCCGGCAGACCTCTATACGACTGACGCCGGAAGCTATCGCGTCAAGAAGGAGACGGCACTCGCGGACGGGACCGACTTCGCGGAACTCGTCGGAGAGTCCGAACGGACGAGTCTGACGGAGTTCGACGGCGACGAGGAGTGA
- a CDS encoding universal stress protein encodes MYDKILLPVDDTTGNAEVLHHAAEIATYLDSEIRLLHVADTEQHSVTLTDQGVVDGLVGRGEGIVADAGETLETLDVEYSTDIVQGVPAETIVEYATEFGYDLIVMPTHGREGLSRYLLGSVTEKVVRLADVPVLTARMQGEDTFVFPYERILVPTDGSDPAERAGEHALALAERTDAAIHLLSVAEVPSVGPDMQSMMTDEEFQRAERAAVEAIASRAAERGVEVTTHVETGAVDEGILTAIDEHDCQAVVMGTTGRRGVDRVLLGSVAEKTVRSAPVPVVTVRGDREA; translated from the coding sequence ATGTACGACAAGATCCTCCTCCCCGTCGACGACACGACCGGCAACGCCGAGGTCCTCCATCACGCCGCCGAGATCGCCACCTACCTCGACAGCGAGATCCGACTGTTGCACGTCGCCGACACCGAACAGCACAGCGTCACCCTCACCGACCAGGGCGTCGTCGACGGCCTCGTCGGCCGTGGCGAGGGGATCGTCGCCGACGCGGGCGAGACCCTAGAGACCCTCGATGTCGAGTACAGTACCGACATCGTCCAGGGGGTCCCGGCCGAAACGATCGTCGAGTACGCCACCGAGTTCGGGTACGACCTGATCGTGATGCCGACCCACGGCCGAGAGGGGCTCTCGCGGTACCTGCTGGGCAGCGTCACCGAGAAGGTCGTCCGACTGGCGGACGTGCCGGTCCTGACCGCTCGGATGCAGGGGGAGGACACGTTCGTGTTCCCGTACGAACGGATCCTCGTCCCGACCGACGGCAGCGACCCCGCGGAGCGGGCTGGCGAGCATGCCCTGGCGTTGGCCGAACGAACCGATGCGGCGATCCACCTGCTGTCGGTCGCCGAAGTCCCGAGCGTCGGGCCGGACATGCAGTCGATGATGACTGACGAGGAGTTCCAGCGTGCCGAGCGAGCGGCCGTCGAGGCGATCGCCAGCAGGGCAGCCGAGCGCGGCGTCGAGGTTACGACCCACGTCGAGACGGGCGCGGTCGACGAGGGGATCCTCACAGCCATCGACGAACACGACTGTCAGGCGGTCGTGATGGGGACGACCGGCCGCCGCGGCGTCGACCGGGTCCTGCTGGGCAGCGTCGCCGAGAAGACGGTCAGGTCGGCTCCCGTCCCGGTCGTGACCGTCCGGGGCGACCGGGAAGCGTGA
- a CDS encoding DEAD/DEAH box helicase, with the protein MPVADVLPDFADAFPFESFNAMQAETLPALLETEENVVVSAPTASGKTAVAEVAISKTIDADGTALFLAPLRALTNEKESEWERFEELGYSVYVVTGERDLNPRRAERADVLVMTPEKADSATRKHDSRRYGFVTDVDCVVIDEVHLLDADRRGSVLEVTISRLRRLCDPRIVALSATMTNIDDVAEWLDSPPESTFAFGDDYRPVPLNADVKTYSHGENAFADKYRRLYRALDLAEPHLREDGQALVFVSSRQDTVQAAKKTRDELAERDIPIGARGDYDFHNDASELNNNTLRQSVLDGVGFHHAGLSREDKNRVEAWFREGKLDILFSTSTLAWGVNLPARCVVIRDTKLHDPLEGEVDMSPLDVLQMLGRAGRPGYDDQGYAWVITDRSEADKYRQLLRDGKEIESRLAESLDAHLNAEIAMGTIGDLDDVLDWLETTFYYVRAGNAPDRYEAAGSLREQASSTLRGLVDRGFVEMDDDLRVSATALGRLASRFYLRLDTARHFADLAEAASEQELGERDVLTVVAGAGEFDSVSARTDERDAVRAVLGEASDPGTVVDVDLDAGQRKVLAILEASTRGTTPAELQSDAWVIRQNAMRLLAALRAFLDEFDGSRAANLARRVEARVEHGIGSDAVGLTAIDGVGSGRASKLAAEGFATPADVVSAGADALVDVGLSEGVAERVHDSAGELPAIDVEWGEFPETIARGENEMCEVSVRNKSGGARAGVRVTVNGVEMTASETYLGEATLPVGVFGGDAEALQFAVEVAFPELPLRPVVETRTVAVK; encoded by the coding sequence GTGCCCGTCGCCGATGTGTTGCCCGATTTCGCCGACGCGTTCCCCTTCGAGAGCTTCAACGCAATGCAGGCCGAGACGCTGCCGGCCCTGCTGGAGACCGAAGAGAACGTCGTCGTCAGCGCGCCCACCGCCAGCGGGAAGACCGCCGTCGCCGAGGTCGCTATCTCGAAGACCATCGACGCCGACGGGACGGCCCTCTTTCTGGCTCCTCTCAGAGCTCTCACCAACGAGAAGGAGAGCGAGTGGGAGCGCTTCGAGGAGCTGGGCTACTCCGTCTATGTCGTCACTGGCGAGCGCGACCTCAATCCGCGCCGGGCCGAGCGCGCGGACGTGCTGGTGATGACTCCCGAAAAGGCCGACTCGGCGACCCGCAAGCACGACTCTCGGCGGTACGGGTTCGTCACCGACGTCGACTGCGTGGTCATCGACGAGGTGCACCTGCTCGACGCCGACCGCCGCGGGAGCGTCCTCGAAGTCACCATCTCTCGCCTCCGACGACTCTGTGACCCACGGATTGTCGCCCTCTCGGCGACGATGACCAACATCGACGACGTCGCCGAGTGGCTCGATTCGCCCCCCGAGAGTACCTTTGCCTTCGGCGACGACTACCGGCCCGTCCCGCTCAACGCCGACGTCAAGACCTACAGCCACGGCGAGAACGCCTTCGCCGACAAATATCGGCGGCTCTACCGGGCGCTCGACCTCGCCGAACCCCACCTCCGGGAGGACGGGCAGGCCTTGGTGTTCGTCTCCTCCCGCCAGGACACTGTCCAGGCCGCAAAGAAGACCCGCGACGAACTCGCCGAACGGGACATCCCTATCGGCGCCCGCGGGGACTACGATTTCCACAACGACGCCTCGGAGTTGAACAACAATACGCTCCGGCAGTCGGTGCTCGATGGCGTCGGCTTCCACCACGCCGGCCTCTCCCGGGAGGACAAGAATCGCGTCGAAGCGTGGTTTCGCGAGGGGAAACTGGACATTCTCTTCTCGACGTCGACACTTGCATGGGGCGTCAACCTCCCAGCCCGCTGTGTCGTAATCCGTGATACCAAATTGCACGATCCACTGGAGGGTGAGGTTGATATGAGTCCGCTCGATGTCCTCCAGATGCTCGGGCGGGCAGGGCGGCCGGGATACGACGATCAGGGCTATGCGTGGGTGATTACCGATCGTAGCGAGGCCGACAAGTACCGGCAACTGCTCCGGGACGGCAAGGAGATCGAGTCCCGGTTGGCCGAGAGTCTCGATGCGCATCTCAACGCCGAGATCGCGATGGGGACGATCGGCGATCTGGACGACGTGCTGGACTGGCTCGAAACGACCTTCTACTACGTCCGTGCGGGGAACGCGCCCGACCGGTACGAGGCCGCCGGATCGCTCCGTGAGCAGGCCAGTTCGACGCTTCGGGGACTGGTCGACCGGGGGTTCGTCGAGATGGACGACGACCTCCGGGTTTCGGCGACCGCGCTGGGCCGACTCGCCTCGCGGTTTTACCTCCGGCTCGATACGGCCCGGCACTTCGCCGACCTGGCCGAGGCCGCGAGCGAGCAGGAACTCGGCGAGCGCGACGTACTTACCGTCGTCGCGGGTGCCGGCGAGTTCGACAGTGTCAGCGCCCGGACCGACGAACGCGACGCCGTCCGTGCGGTGCTGGGTGAGGCGAGCGATCCCGGCACCGTCGTCGACGTCGATCTCGATGCCGGTCAGCGGAAGGTCCTGGCGATCCTGGAGGCCAGCACCCGCGGGACGACCCCGGCCGAACTGCAGAGCGACGCCTGGGTCATCCGGCAGAACGCGATGCGCCTGCTGGCGGCGCTGCGGGCCTTCCTCGACGAGTTCGATGGCTCGCGGGCGGCCAACCTCGCCCGCCGGGTCGAGGCCAGGGTCGAACACGGGATCGGGAGCGACGCTGTCGGCCTGACGGCCATCGACGGCGTCGGTTCCGGGCGGGCGAGTAAACTCGCCGCCGAGGGGTTCGCTACGCCCGCCGACGTGGTGAGCGCTGGCGCCGACGCCCTCGTCGATGTGGGTCTGAGCGAGGGCGTGGCCGAGCGCGTCCACGACAGCGCTGGGGAGTTACCCGCTATCGATGTCGAGTGGGGCGAATTCCCCGAGACGATCGCCCGCGGCGAGAACGAGATGTGCGAGGTAAGCGTCCGGAACAAAAGCGGCGGCGCACGGGCCGGCGTCCGCGTCACCGTCAACGGTGTCGAAATGACCGCGAGCGAGACCTACCTTGGTGAGGCGACGCTCCCGGTTGGCGTCTTCGGTGGCGATGCTGAGGCACTTCAGTTCGCCGTCGAGGTCGCGTTCCCGGAACTCCCGCTTCGGCCGGTCGTCGAGACGCGGACGGTCGCGGTGAAGTGA
- a CDS encoding HAD family hydrolase yields MTAVLCDMDGVIISSEAHWKRHESEDIYPKVVPDQEVPPEETTGMYYREIYDYLDDNYGAAISQEEFLELFEAAGRQIYGEEADIVAGVPELLRDVRADGHGISLVTSSPHHWIDVVLDRFELEDDFDAIVSAADVEAGKPAPDVYQRAGRLAGEDPADCIAIEDSTNGASAAKAAGAFTIGFTGVHNGIDRSIPDVVAEDIDELRELLVERL; encoded by the coding sequence ATGACTGCAGTCCTCTGTGACATGGACGGCGTGATAATCAGCTCCGAGGCCCACTGGAAGCGCCACGAGAGCGAGGACATCTACCCGAAAGTCGTCCCCGACCAGGAAGTTCCGCCCGAGGAGACGACGGGGATGTACTACCGCGAGATCTACGACTACCTCGACGACAACTACGGTGCGGCCATCTCTCAGGAGGAGTTCCTCGAGCTGTTCGAGGCGGCGGGTCGCCAAATCTACGGCGAAGAAGCCGATATTGTCGCTGGCGTCCCCGAACTGCTCCGAGACGTTCGCGCCGACGGCCACGGCATCTCGCTGGTGACCTCCTCGCCACACCACTGGATCGATGTCGTTCTGGACCGCTTCGAGTTGGAAGACGATTTCGACGCGATCGTTAGCGCCGCCGATGTCGAAGCAGGCAAGCCAGCGCCTGACGTCTACCAGCGGGCTGGGCGACTGGCGGGCGAGGACCCGGCCGATTGCATCGCCATCGAGGACTCGACGAACGGGGCGTCGGCAGCGAAAGCCGCCGGCGCGTTCACCATCGGCTTCACTGGCGTCCACAACGGCATCGATCGCTCGATCCCGGACGTGGTCGCCGAGGACATCGACGAGCTGCGGGAGCTATTGGTCGAGCGGCTCTAG
- a CDS encoding LURP-one-related/scramblase family protein: protein MTGKYAIQGIELTGDRYTVVQSLIRNKYRAEDGRGNVVLRGKQKMFKMKEEFPFVDANGEEVFTVKAGGILDVAGDYVLSDARTGEELVILDNDYSIFQDTWKIRDARTEAKLAEINSRGATVTLARSVVPFGGWIPHKYEITDLDGNHVGRIEGQFSLKDQYDIVIDDASDVPKEPIVAAAMVVDAIQEN from the coding sequence ATGACCGGCAAATACGCCATCCAGGGCATCGAATTGACCGGCGACCGCTACACCGTTGTCCAGTCACTGATTCGAAACAAGTATCGAGCCGAGGACGGCCGTGGCAACGTCGTCCTCCGCGGCAAGCAGAAAATGTTCAAGATGAAAGAAGAGTTCCCATTCGTCGACGCCAACGGCGAGGAGGTGTTCACGGTGAAAGCGGGCGGCATCCTCGACGTGGCCGGCGATTACGTCCTCAGTGACGCCCGGACTGGCGAGGAACTCGTCATCCTCGACAACGATTACTCGATCTTCCAAGATACGTGGAAGATTCGGGACGCACGGACAGAGGCCAAACTCGCCGAGATCAACTCGCGTGGTGCGACCGTCACTCTGGCCCGGTCGGTCGTCCCGTTCGGTGGTTGGATCCCACACAAGTACGAGATCACGGACCTCGACGGGAATCACGTCGGGCGGATCGAGGGCCAGTTCTCGCTGAAAGATCAGTACGATATCGTCATCGACGACGCGAGCGACGTCCCAAAAGAACCGATCGTCGCCGCGGCGATGGTCGTCGACGCGATCCAGGAGAACTGA
- a CDS encoding thermonuclease family protein has product MRRRVVAVVIAGVVLAGCTGLPESGPDAQTATSPAFGGETTVEMPSDGSSSPTVPSGDSRTATVVEVVDGDTMEIEYANGTRETIRLLGVDTSEPYAEVAPGE; this is encoded by the coding sequence ATGCGCAGACGCGTCGTCGCCGTCGTGATCGCGGGCGTGGTGCTCGCCGGCTGTACGGGACTGCCCGAGTCCGGGCCGGACGCCCAGACGGCCACGTCACCAGCGTTCGGCGGGGAAACGACAGTTGAAATGCCCTCCGACGGCTCGAGCTCACCGACGGTCCCGTCGGGCGACAGCAGGACCGCCACGGTCGTCGAAGTGGTCGACGGCGACACAATGGAAATCGAATACGCGAACGGCACCCGCGAGACGATCCGGTTGCTGGGCGTGGACACGTCGGAACCCTATGCCGAAGTGGCCCCAGGAGAGTGA